In Pangasianodon hypophthalmus isolate fPanHyp1 chromosome 1, fPanHyp1.pri, whole genome shotgun sequence, the genomic window AAAATCAGGTAAAATTTATCATAAATGcgttatatatataaaactaatattactaataactgtttttttttctttttcttctggtCTCTGTTGTGTAGGTTTTATGTCTGATAAAGAGCTGCCCAGAACCTCAGGGGATCAGCATACAGGAGTTAAAGCAAAGACTAAGTGGCATGAGCATGACTATAATCAGGTACCTGTCCCTTTCTCTGTGTTACTCTCTTTGCATACCATTTTATGCCTATTTATACACAACTAGACCTTTTTCTGTCATTGGGAATTATGGATTGGAAAATGATTGTATAGCATAAACATTACTAAGATTGGACCATCCAACATTTTAAAGGCTTTGAATACTCATTGGTGTTTCCAAATAAGTACCCGAATACTGGTTATCAAAACCACccttaaaaacaataatatctATGCTTCATAACCAAATGTATAGGAAATGCATGGTGCTGctaatgttatatttttgtgCTTTAATGAATTGTACCAGTTTTACTAGATCAGGGAAATGTTTTCTAGCCAGGAACCCCTTTAACtacaaaataaattccacagactcCCTAAGTACAGATTGAATTCttgaatgttatttaaaaaagtgtacagtattttttttgtctatttatcaGAGCCccatgttcttttcttttcctggaCTTTCTACCAACAGAACATATTAGGTCCaatttgactttatttatagttatacttGTTTTTAGTCATTGAGGTTTGGAATAATCTAATTTAAAGGATCATCAAACACACCAATAACTAGAAGGACTCCATAATAGTTATAACTTTGATTGGGTTGTTGTGAtttggtgggttgtgatttgcaccactgtaaataaaataaaaatcactgacccCCTGGTGTTACTTCACAGGCTCCTGGGGGTCCCTGCTcacactttgagaaccattgCACTAGCGTAAATACACCAAACACTAGATTAAATACTCTCTATTGTATCCACAGGCAGGTTGTGGACTTTCTCAGCAATGAAGGACATATTTTCTCTACTATCGATGAGGACCACTTCAGATCAACAGATCAAGAGGCCTAAGGACCATCTATCATCTTTAAGCACTGCAACAGTAAACCATCTCTAACTGCCTGCTAATTATAAAACTAGATTCGTTTATGCTAGCAGATTATATGCACTGCCTCAGCAAGAACATGTTGCATAATCTTTGCTATGAATACGTTATGGCCAGGAAATGGTCAGCCTGATGAGTCTTGACGGAGAGAACATTCAGGATGAGAGGTTATTCATGCAGGTCTCTCAACAGTTCATGTAGTTTGTGAGGGAAACATAAAAAGCagtaaagaataataataaaaaactcttttgataaacattttaatattaatgtacacagtgtcctttaaaaaatttatttccttaaataaatgtttaaatgtctttttttttcttctttagatgttactatttctttttttcctactgtCTAATAAAAAAGGAAGTTAAAACACAATCTCATTATGTACATTATACATTtcacaccacaacactgtttaTCTCTAATGTGGTTTTTGGTGAGTGTAATTTTCAAAATTATAAAGGGCTAGTAAAACATGATATGATCAAAAGCATTTAGCATGTCTTCCACAGGTTCATAGTCATGATCGCTGTCTGAGGATTTCCTTTCtgtttaggttaaaaaaaaatataaaaaaagggggggggggggggggggggggagagttTCAGAATTACTCAGAAACAATATTTCCCTTTTGACCTTAAAATAGATAgcattgagatttttttaattaaaacatgacTGATCAGAGTAAAGCTGTACAAATTGTCATGTGAACACTGACCTGATTTATGTGGCTTTTCATTAGGTTTCCTTGGGGACAGCACATATGTATTAAGTATGGCCAAACTCTCTGAGACAGACTTTCTAGGAACCAAAGGCGGGGGTACATCTTCtgtctaatttgcataaaggaAGCAGAAACAGCAGAATTAGAAAGTTGCTGTCATATCAGAATAATTCAGGTGGAGAAAAGGGGAAGTGTTTGTCCTTAGTAATTACAAAACTTGATTTTGGTTTCAAAGTGATATTTTGAGTAAAGCCTCTATTCACTGTTCTTTAAAATCTCAAAGAACAAACTTCAAGTAAAAAGCAAAATATGTATCAGAATGTACCAGACAACAATATACATGTTTGATTTCAAATTAATATAAGTGAAAGGGTAAAACAATGAGAGATGAGgttcatgtgaaaaatgcttACTTCatttggtggtggtggaggtggtctGCGTTTTGTTTGGTCCAGAGATGAACTGTCCACTTTTGCAATGGGGTGGCTACTTTTGACCTGCAGAGTGGCATCTTTATGTGTAACACACCCTTTTTGTGATTGTAAGGACAATGATTTGCGCTTAGGAGGACGTGGAGGAGGAGCCATAGGTTTTGTGGTAAGCTTATGATATTCATGATAAAAGTACTCTGTTACTTCGGTGACAGTCTGTAGGTGAACCTTTGGGTTCTTGCTCTCAGGCCAGGGTAAGGGGTCTAACACAAAGGAGAGAGACATTTGCAGCCAGCGAAGAGGCAATTCAAAGCATTGCTCTGGAGTATCAGGCAAGCTGGCAAGCACAGTGGTCTCTTCTAGAGATTCTTCCAGTCTGAGAGCTGCTAAACCTGCCAGCGGATCTTTGTCCAGTGTTTTATCGTGATTCACCACTTTGACGTCCAGAGGAAAGGAGAAGTTCTTGCACAGTTCGGCTAAACTATACTTTTTCTTGTCTGAAAGTTTCTCCACAAAGTTGGCTAGAGTGAATAGAGGGAGCCAgacctcactctctctctcactctcatcctcatcctcgtcgtcgtcgtcatcctcatcctcatcctcaatCCTTTTGCAGATCAGGCCGTCCACACCTTGTGGATCACCTAACTCTCTTCCTGACCTGTTTGCTGTCTGCACTCTCAGAACCTCCAGCTGTTCCCCAACACTGAGAGCAGGCACTCCTTCCTCCTCAACTGCCTCACAGTGCCTTGTCACAGATACTCTCAGTCCTGGAGAGCTAGAGAATGCCACATACACTTCATACACTGAGCTAAACTCCCTTG contains:
- the themis2 gene encoding protein THEMIS2, with translation MEDSAGVLALQDYIKNVDPSSLPRILQVCSGVYFQGSVYEISGSEVCLSTGDLVKVTSFEILSVSCEDISNNTTFELPLDHSGLFTLVPEDLPYSTIEEMVGLLPVGVDALGSFIFFSNNELTIENLTVPAGTKMTLLSVDLNKDGESFARCRLTGQQEASAEVYIPFSYHGDFYECQNDRGYSLHEIMSSARLCRRRFYRTKPKKCGNPLIFSPIYQIQGIMHLRKNIVKFPSSLEVDVIDVTEQCKHLTFVTPLSLAEVAAQPKEAFPTMAEILEGPEANPYFCCSWFKELQKCKHLVLHGCNKTCMVLACTPKGRKTQQYFLLSQDYGGQIRRRAREFSSVYEVYVAFSSSPGLRVSVTRHCEAVEEEGVPALSVGEQLEVLRVQTANRSGRELGDPQGVDGLICKRIEDEDEDDDDDEDEDESERESEVWLPLFTLANFVEKLSDKKKYSLAELCKNFSFPLDVKVVNHDKTLDKDPLAGLAALRLEESLEETTVLASLPDTPEQCFELPLRWLQMSLSFVLDPLPWPESKNPKVHLQTVTEVTEYFYHEYHKLTTKPMAPPPRPPKRKSLSLQSQKGCVTHKDATLQVKSSHPIAKVDSSSLDQTKRRPPPPPPNETEDVPPPLVPRKSVSESLAILNTYVLSPRKPNEKPHKSERKSSDSDHDYEPVEDMLNAFDHIMFY